A single genomic interval of Bradyrhizobium sp. AZCC 1693 harbors:
- the ftsH gene encoding ATP-dependent zinc metalloprotease FtsH, with the protein MNANLRNFALWVIIVLLLLALFTLFQNPGQRTSSQDISFSQLLSEVDQNRVRDVVIQGPEIHGTFTNGSSFQTYAPNDPTLVKRLYDGKVSITAKPPGDNVPWFVSLLVSWLPFIALIGVWIFLSRQMQGGAGKAMGFGKSRAKMLTEAHGRVTFEDVAGVDEAKQDLQEIVEFLRDPGKFQRLGGRIPRGVLLVGPPGTGKTLIARAVAGEANVPFFTISGSDFVEMFVGVGASRVRDMFEQAKKNAPCIIFIDEIDAVGRHRGAGLGGGNDEREQTLNQLLVEMDGFEANEGVILIAATNRPDVLDPALLRPGRFDRQVVVPNPDVVGREQILKVHVRKVPLAPDINLKTIARGTPGFSGADLMNLVNEAALTAARRNKRMVTQAEFEEAKDKVMMGAERKSLVMTEEEKLLTAYHEGGHAIVGLNVVATDPIHKATIIPRGRALGMVMQLPERDKLSMSLEQMTSRLAIMMGGRVAEELIFGREKVTSGAASDIEQATRLARMMVTRWGLSEELGTVSYGENQDEVFLGMSVSRTQNASEATVQKIDSEIRRLVEDGYNEATKILTEKREDLETLAKGLLEFETLSGDEIVDLLKGKKPNRESVLEPSTPRASAVPPAGKPRPRPDPDPGLEPQPQA; encoded by the coding sequence ATGAACGCCAATCTGCGCAACTTCGCCCTCTGGGTCATTATTGTCTTGCTGCTGTTGGCATTGTTCACGCTTTTCCAGAATCCCGGTCAGCGCACGTCTTCGCAGGACATCTCGTTTTCGCAGCTGTTGAGCGAGGTCGACCAGAACCGCGTTCGCGACGTCGTGATCCAGGGGCCGGAGATTCACGGTACCTTCACCAACGGCTCCTCGTTCCAGACCTATGCACCGAACGACCCGACGCTGGTGAAGCGTCTGTATGACGGCAAGGTCTCGATCACCGCGAAGCCGCCCGGCGACAACGTGCCGTGGTTCGTGTCGCTGCTCGTTTCCTGGCTGCCCTTCATCGCGCTGATCGGCGTGTGGATCTTCCTGTCGCGTCAGATGCAGGGCGGCGCCGGCAAGGCGATGGGCTTCGGCAAGTCGCGCGCCAAGATGCTGACGGAGGCCCATGGCCGCGTCACCTTCGAGGACGTCGCCGGTGTCGACGAGGCCAAGCAGGACCTGCAGGAGATCGTCGAATTCCTGCGCGATCCCGGCAAATTCCAGCGCCTCGGCGGACGGATTCCGCGCGGCGTGCTGCTGGTCGGCCCTCCCGGCACCGGCAAGACGCTGATCGCGCGTGCGGTCGCGGGCGAAGCCAACGTGCCGTTCTTCACCATTTCCGGCTCTGACTTCGTCGAAATGTTCGTCGGCGTCGGCGCCTCCCGCGTCCGTGACATGTTCGAGCAGGCCAAGAAGAACGCGCCCTGCATCATCTTCATCGACGAAATCGATGCGGTCGGCCGTCATCGCGGCGCCGGTCTCGGCGGCGGCAATGACGAGCGCGAGCAGACGCTGAACCAGTTGCTGGTCGAGATGGACGGCTTCGAGGCCAATGAAGGCGTGATCCTGATTGCGGCGACCAACCGTCCCGACGTGCTGGATCCCGCGCTGCTGCGTCCCGGCCGCTTCGACCGTCAGGTCGTGGTGCCGAACCCTGATGTCGTCGGCCGCGAGCAGATCCTGAAAGTTCACGTCCGCAAGGTGCCGCTGGCGCCGGATATCAACCTCAAGACCATTGCGCGCGGCACACCGGGCTTTTCGGGCGCCGACCTGATGAACCTCGTCAACGAGGCCGCGCTGACCGCCGCCCGCCGCAACAAGCGGATGGTGACGCAGGCCGAGTTCGAGGAAGCCAAGGACAAGGTGATGATGGGCGCCGAGCGCAAGTCGCTCGTCATGACCGAGGAAGAAAAGCTGCTGACCGCCTATCACGAGGGCGGCCACGCTATCGTCGGCCTTAACGTCGTCGCGACCGATCCGATCCACAAGGCCACGATCATCCCGCGCGGACGTGCGCTCGGCATGGTGATGCAGTTGCCCGAGCGCGACAAGCTGTCGATGTCGCTCGAACAGATGACCTCGCGGCTGGCGATCATGATGGGTGGACGCGTTGCCGAAGAACTGATCTTCGGCCGTGAGAAGGTCACCTCGGGCGCCGCCTCCGACATCGAGCAGGCGACGCGGCTGGCGCGCATGATGGTGACGCGTTGGGGCCTGTCCGAAGAGCTCGGCACCGTGTCCTACGGCGAAAACCAGGACGAGGTATTTTTGGGCATGTCGGTGTCGCGCACGCAAAACGCGTCGGAAGCGACCGTCCAGAAGATCGACTCCGAGATCCGGCGTCTGGTCGAGGACGGCTACAACGAGGCCACCAAGATCCTTACCGAGAAGCGCGAGGACCTCGAGACGCTGGCCAAGGGCTTGCTCGAATTCGAGACGCTGTCAGGCGACGAGATCGTCGACCTTTTGAAGGGCAAGAAGCCCAACCGCGAGTCGGTGCTGGAGCCGAGCACGCCGCGCGCCTCCGCCGTGCCGCCCGCCGGCAAGCCGCGCCCGCGTCCCGATCCGGACCCCGGCCTGGAGCCGCAGCCGCAGGCGTGA
- the tilS gene encoding tRNA lysidine(34) synthetase TilS codes for MPDNEPDDDRAPISVQQAKDLFAHWKAAPALVLAVSGGPDSLALMWLAARWRRALSRGPRLIAVTVDHGLRVEAAREARDVKRLARTLDLPHRTMRWSGAKPKTGLPAAARMARYRLLAKAAQASGATHILTAHTRDDQAETLLMRMLRGSGIAGLAAMARETEREGVWLARPLLDVPKSRLVATLGKAKIAFADDPTNRDMSFTRPRLRALMPVLAEEGGDSRSLARLASRVARANAAIEVLVDGAERYLALRDHHDVSRFGFDAGAFAGLPEEIRLRLLKRAIDRAGYEGTAELGKLEALLSALDRAIADGEKQARLKQTLAGAVISLSGGRIHVDPAPQRRGGKA; via the coding sequence ATGCCTGACAACGAGCCTGACGACGACCGCGCGCCGATCTCGGTACAGCAAGCGAAAGACCTGTTCGCGCATTGGAAGGCCGCGCCTGCGCTCGTGCTGGCGGTATCCGGCGGTCCCGATTCCCTTGCCCTGATGTGGCTTGCCGCCCGCTGGCGCCGCGCGCTTTCGCGTGGGCCGCGATTGATTGCCGTCACCGTCGACCACGGCTTGCGGGTGGAGGCCGCGCGCGAGGCGCGCGACGTCAAGCGTCTCGCACGCACCCTCGATCTGCCCCATCGCACGATGCGCTGGAGCGGGGCCAAGCCGAAAACCGGATTGCCGGCCGCGGCGCGCATGGCGCGCTATCGTCTGCTGGCGAAAGCCGCGCAAGCGAGCGGCGCGACGCACATTCTCACCGCCCATACCCGCGACGACCAGGCCGAGACGCTGTTGATGCGGATGTTGCGCGGCAGCGGCATCGCCGGTCTCGCGGCGATGGCGCGCGAGACCGAGCGCGAGGGCGTGTGGCTGGCGCGGCCGTTGCTGGACGTCCCGAAATCGCGACTCGTTGCGACGCTGGGCAAGGCGAAGATCGCCTTTGCAGACGATCCCACCAATCGCGACATGAGCTTCACGCGGCCGCGGCTGCGCGCATTGATGCCTGTTCTGGCCGAGGAGGGCGGCGACAGTCGAAGTCTGGCGCGGTTGGCATCGAGGGTGGCGCGGGCGAATGCCGCGATCGAAGTGCTGGTCGATGGGGCCGAGCGCTACCTTGCCCTGAGGGACCATCATGATGTCTCGCGTTTCGGATTCGATGCCGGAGCTTTTGCCGGTCTGCCTGAGGAGATCCGCCTGAGGTTGCTCAAGCGCGCGATCGACCGGGCCGGCTACGAGGGAACTGCGGAACTCGGCAAGCTGGAAGCCCTGTTGTCGGCCTTGGACCGGGCCATTGCCGACGGTGAGAAGCAGGCGAGGCTGAAGCAGACCCTTGCCGGGGCGGTAATCAGCCTGAGCGGCGGACGAATTCACGTCGATCCGGCGCCGCAGCGCCGGGGTGGGAAGGCGTGA
- the ybgF gene encoding tol-pal system protein YbgF: MSSSFLNASGAAAIAAMLALSVQTSSAQITFPWERSPQGSPQVQAQSDDADLEMRIQRLENQLRQLTGQNEELQYRNRQLEDRLRQLGAAPPPPGGQPPGAQPSVAAAPPPVQPGPPQGARQPQGYPQAQGGYDQQPQIASPAPIVQDPAAPQAGGRRRGDAFDPSQNPNAPGAPRALGGGQMPMSSEAAVGGPGGRGPGEPLNLGGPRDPGGALPPPGAAAPPPRGPGPGASAALTTLPPSATSKDEFDLGIGYMQRKDYALAEETMKNFAQKYPSDPLIADSQYWLGESYFQRQQYRDAAEAFLGVTTKFDKSGKAPDALLRLGQSLAALKEKEAACAALGEVTRKYPRASSGVKAAVDREQKRVKC; encoded by the coding sequence ATGTCATCCAGCTTCCTCAATGCTTCCGGCGCCGCGGCGATTGCTGCGATGCTGGCTTTGTCTGTGCAGACCTCGTCCGCACAGATCACGTTCCCGTGGGAGCGTTCTCCGCAAGGATCCCCGCAGGTCCAGGCGCAGTCCGACGACGCCGACCTGGAGATGCGGATCCAGCGGCTGGAAAATCAGCTCCGGCAACTGACCGGCCAGAACGAGGAGTTGCAGTACCGTAACCGCCAGCTAGAGGACCGGCTCCGTCAGCTTGGCGCCGCACCGCCCCCGCCGGGTGGCCAGCCCCCGGGTGCGCAGCCCAGCGTGGCCGCGGCGCCGCCTCCAGTTCAGCCCGGCCCGCCGCAGGGGGCGCGCCAGCCGCAGGGCTATCCGCAAGCCCAAGGGGGCTATGACCAGCAGCCGCAGATCGCATCGCCCGCGCCGATCGTGCAGGACCCGGCAGCCCCGCAGGCAGGTGGCCGCCGTCGCGGTGATGCCTTCGATCCCAGCCAGAATCCCAACGCGCCCGGCGCGCCGCGCGCACTCGGCGGTGGCCAGATGCCGATGTCGAGCGAAGCGGCGGTCGGCGGGCCAGGGGGGCGCGGTCCGGGCGAGCCGCTCAATCTCGGCGGCCCGCGCGATCCCGGTGGCGCCTTGCCGCCGCCGGGCGCAGCCGCACCGCCACCGCGCGGCCCCGGGCCCGGCGCCAGCGCCGCGCTGACCACGTTGCCGCCTTCGGCCACGTCAAAGGACGAATTCGATCTCGGCATCGGTTACATGCAGCGCAAGGACTATGCGCTGGCCGAAGAGACGATGAAGAACTTTGCGCAGAAATATCCAAGCGATCCCTTGATCGCGGATTCGCAATACTGGCTCGGCGAAAGTTACTTCCAGCGCCAGCAATATCGCGACGCCGCCGAAGCGTTCCTCGGCGTAACCACCAAGTTCGACAAGTCGGGCAAGGCGCCCGACGCCCTGCTGCGGCTCGGCCAGTCGCTGGCGGCGCTGAAGGAAAAGGAAGCCGCCTGCGCCGCGCTCGGCGAGGTGACGCGGAAATATCCGCGCGCATCTTCCGGCGTCAAAGCCGCCGTCGATCGTGAGCAGAAGCGGGTTAAGTGCTAA
- a CDS encoding alpha/beta fold hydrolase, with the protein MRLFFDVEGAKLVPDGPVMREKPVLLMLHGGPGADHSIYRPAYSALADIAQIVYLDHRGNGRSEDGPREGWTLAQWGDDVRAFCDALGITDPIVLGASFGGMVALAYATRHPDHPSKLILISTEARGGSYPDRRVELFERFGGPEVGALARRRFLQFHGHPDQASRDAWRQLAMPLYFRTPRDPDMARRAVNRPEVSHWFTRPGGECDNFNMFPDLHRIQCPTLVMGGEDDPMHPIESQADIAAALPAHLVQFERFANCGHAVVPDAPGRAMALIREFIGRPK; encoded by the coding sequence GTGCGGCTGTTCTTCGATGTCGAGGGCGCGAAGCTGGTTCCGGACGGCCCGGTGATGCGGGAAAAGCCGGTGCTGCTGATGCTGCACGGCGGGCCCGGCGCCGACCATTCGATCTACCGGCCCGCCTACTCGGCCTTGGCCGATATCGCCCAAATTGTCTATCTCGACCATCGCGGCAACGGCCGCAGCGAAGATGGCCCGAGAGAGGGCTGGACCCTGGCCCAATGGGGCGACGACGTGCGCGCGTTCTGCGACGCGCTCGGCATAACCGATCCGATCGTGCTGGGCGCATCGTTCGGCGGCATGGTCGCGCTGGCCTACGCCACGCGGCACCCGGATCACCCCTCAAAGCTGATCCTGATCAGCACCGAAGCCCGTGGCGGGTCATATCCAGATCGGCGCGTGGAACTGTTCGAGCGCTTTGGCGGCCCGGAAGTGGGCGCGCTGGCGCGCCGTCGCTTCCTGCAATTTCACGGCCATCCGGACCAGGCCTCGCGCGACGCGTGGCGGCAGCTGGCCATGCCGCTTTACTTCCGGACCCCGCGCGATCCGGATATGGCGCGCCGCGCCGTCAACCGGCCGGAGGTGTCGCATTGGTTCACAAGACCGGGCGGCGAATGCGACAACTTCAACATGTTCCCCGATCTCCATCGCATTCAGTGCCCTACCCTTGTGATGGGCGGTGAAGACGATCCGATGCATCCGATCGAGAGCCAGGCGGATATCGCGGCCGCGCTGCCGGCCCATCTGGTGCAGTTCGAACGGTTTGCCAATTGCGGGCATGCCGTGGTGCCCGATGCGCCTGGACGGGCGATGGCGCTGATCCGGGAGTTTATCGGGCGCCCAAAATAA
- the pal gene encoding peptidoglycan-associated lipoprotein Pal: MKYQMRFLQGWKLAAVVAVALSMGACAKNNVGADGAMASAATPGSQQDFVVNVGDRVFFESDQTELSPQAIATLEKQAQWLQTYNRYSFTIEGHADERGTREYNIALGARRAQSVRSYLASRGIDPNRMRTISYGKERPVAVCNDISCWSQNRRAVTVLNAGA, from the coding sequence ATGAAATATCAGATGCGTTTCCTCCAGGGATGGAAGCTGGCGGCTGTGGTCGCGGTGGCGCTGTCGATGGGCGCCTGCGCCAAGAACAACGTCGGCGCCGACGGCGCGATGGCGAGCGCGGCAACCCCGGGGAGCCAGCAGGATTTCGTGGTCAATGTCGGCGATCGCGTGTTCTTCGAGAGCGACCAGACCGAGCTGAGCCCGCAGGCGATCGCGACGCTGGAGAAGCAGGCGCAGTGGCTGCAGACCTACAACCGCTATTCCTTCACCATCGAAGGCCATGCCGACGAGCGCGGCACCCGCGAATACAACATCGCGCTCGGCGCGCGCCGGGCCCAGTCGGTGCGCAGCTATCTCGCCTCGCGCGGCATCGATCCGAACCGCATGCGCACCATCTCCTACGGCAAGGAGCGTCCGGTGGCGGTCTGTAACGACATTTCCTGCTGGTCGCAGAACCGCCGCGCCGTCACGGTGCTGAACGCCGGCGCCTGA
- a CDS encoding N-acyl amino acid synthase FeeM domain-containing protein produces MRSPADASITAFGRSSDLLDQVDYRLANTPEEKEEIYNLRYRAYLREGAVKESPEQRVTDQYDDLPNSWTFGVYLYGELYSSVRISVLTSEWRESCSAEAFGEILHPRLDRGEVIVDPARFVADPDKVKRFPELPYLTLRLAYMACEYFNADLGLAIVRAEHQAFYRRVFLHETIAEPRMFPGLLKPVGLMAADFPAMKEKVFERYPMMRSTAFERRMLFERAGERAARQARAISTHARASMVPSS; encoded by the coding sequence ATGCGGTCCCCGGCCGATGCTTCTATCACGGCCTTTGGACGAAGTTCGGACCTGTTGGATCAAGTCGACTATCGTCTGGCGAACACACCGGAAGAAAAAGAAGAGATCTACAACCTCCGCTATCGTGCCTATCTTCGCGAAGGCGCGGTGAAGGAATCCCCCGAGCAGCGCGTTACCGATCAGTATGACGACCTGCCGAATTCCTGGACCTTTGGCGTCTACCTGTACGGCGAGCTTTACAGCTCCGTGCGTATCAGCGTGCTGACGTCCGAATGGCGGGAGTCTTGTTCTGCCGAGGCTTTCGGGGAAATTCTTCATCCCCGGCTAGATCGGGGCGAGGTCATCGTCGATCCCGCGCGTTTCGTCGCCGACCCTGACAAGGTCAAGCGGTTCCCGGAACTGCCCTATCTGACGCTGCGGCTCGCCTATATGGCTTGCGAGTATTTCAACGCCGATCTCGGGCTGGCGATTGTGCGGGCCGAGCACCAGGCGTTCTATCGCCGCGTGTTCCTGCACGAGACCATTGCCGAGCCCCGCATGTTCCCCGGCCTGCTCAAGCCGGTCGGACTGATGGCGGCGGATTTTCCGGCGATGAAGGAAAAGGTCTTCGAGCGCTATCCGATGATGCGATCGACCGCATTCGAGCGGCGGATGCTGTTCGAGCGCGCTGGCGAGCGAGCCGCGCGGCAAGCCCGTGCCATCTCCACACACGCGCGTGCCTCGATGGTTCCGAGTTCCTGA
- a CDS encoding putative bifunctional diguanylate cyclase/phosphodiesterase, translating into MQLVDPKKRGSRREEPEPALYAALVDSMCQNFWPMFIGSVSTAVAAVLTALKTGNVLLWPCAALIIGIGTLRAFQMRKYERRTQVLTFEQAKHWEPRYAIGAMVYASVLGVWCFLTIFGNDDAIAHMICVAATVGYTAGGAARNYGRPKLIQYHILLACGPMSLALATHADFFYISLAALLALFFMGLKGINLSLHAIFVKALTSSFREAALAGQFDTALNNMPHGLCMFRADGRLAVMNHRFSEMMNLSEDLIQRSASANDIVAACIASNSISAASGKMILSEIVNTQARDMITTDPDVARGRSLSWTFQAMEGGGAVVLVEDITERRNAEARISHLARYDELTALPNRVNFRDEIGRLLAVQQGAEQLSALLFVDLDQFKQVNDTLGHPCGDQLLCAVSERLREMLRPEDFVARFGGDEFVVFQQNVHSPDDAAGLARRIVDRLSERYKIDNHLVEIGASVGIAMTSRGVSADTLLKNADMALYRAKADGRGTFCFFRDEMAQVVESRRILELDLRKALANEEFELFFQPLVNLKSGRISTCEALLRWNHPVRGTVSPTDIIPVAEDMGLIVDLGRWILRKACMECMKWPEGVSVAVNFSPQQFHQRDVLSEVRYAIEVSGLPANRLEIEITESSLLRNTQLTHDVLSQLHSLGVRISLDDFGTGYSSLSYLHNFPLQKVKIDRSFLEGIDSDRPLTLLRGVARLSADLGMSVVVEGIETNEQLELISADGAVTEAQGYLFSPPVPAVRVRQLLNASHGRRPPDSQLIPVSSRSIA; encoded by the coding sequence ATGCAGTTGGTCGACCCGAAAAAACGAGGTAGCCGCCGGGAAGAGCCGGAGCCGGCGCTCTACGCGGCGCTGGTCGATTCCATGTGCCAGAATTTCTGGCCAATGTTCATCGGCTCGGTCTCCACCGCCGTCGCCGCGGTATTGACGGCGCTCAAGACCGGCAACGTGCTGTTGTGGCCGTGTGCGGCGTTGATCATCGGCATCGGCACGCTACGTGCCTTCCAGATGCGCAAATACGAACGGCGCACCCAGGTGCTGACGTTCGAGCAGGCCAAGCACTGGGAGCCGCGCTATGCGATCGGGGCCATGGTCTACGCCAGCGTACTGGGTGTCTGGTGCTTCCTCACGATTTTCGGCAACGACGACGCTATCGCGCACATGATCTGCGTCGCGGCGACGGTCGGCTACACCGCCGGCGGCGCCGCCCGCAATTACGGCCGGCCCAAGCTGATCCAGTATCACATCCTGCTCGCTTGCGGCCCGATGTCGCTGGCGCTGGCGACGCATGCCGACTTTTTCTACATCAGCCTCGCCGCGTTGCTGGCGCTGTTTTTCATGGGCCTCAAGGGCATCAACCTCAGCCTGCACGCGATCTTCGTCAAGGCGCTGACGTCGAGCTTCCGCGAAGCCGCGCTGGCCGGCCAGTTCGATACGGCGTTGAACAACATGCCGCATGGGCTCTGCATGTTTCGCGCCGATGGCCGGCTCGCGGTGATGAATCACCGCTTCAGCGAAATGATGAACCTCTCCGAGGATCTCATCCAGCGCAGCGCCAGCGCCAACGACATCGTCGCGGCCTGCATCGCCTCGAACTCGATTTCGGCGGCGAGCGGCAAGATGATCCTGTCGGAGATCGTGAACACGCAGGCCCGCGACATGATTACCACCGATCCCGACGTCGCGCGGGGCCGGTCGCTGTCGTGGACGTTCCAGGCGATGGAGGGCGGCGGCGCGGTCGTGCTGGTCGAAGACATCACCGAACGCCGCAATGCCGAAGCCCGGATCAGTCATCTGGCGCGTTACGACGAACTGACGGCGCTGCCGAACCGGGTCAATTTCCGGGACGAGATCGGGCGGCTTCTGGCTGTCCAGCAGGGCGCCGAACAATTGTCGGCGCTGCTGTTCGTCGATCTCGACCAGTTCAAGCAGGTCAACGATACGCTCGGCCATCCCTGCGGCGACCAGTTGCTGTGCGCGGTGTCCGAACGGCTGCGCGAGATGCTGCGGCCCGAGGATTTCGTGGCGCGGTTCGGCGGCGACGAGTTCGTGGTGTTCCAGCAGAACGTTCATTCGCCCGACGACGCCGCCGGTCTCGCCCGGCGCATCGTCGATCGCCTGAGCGAGCGCTACAAGATCGACAATCATCTGGTCGAGATCGGCGCCAGCGTCGGCATCGCCATGACCTCGCGCGGCGTCAGCGCCGACACGCTGCTCAAGAACGCCGACATGGCGCTGTACCGCGCCAAGGCCGACGGCCGCGGCACCTTCTGCTTCTTCCGGGACGAGATGGCGCAGGTCGTCGAATCCCGCCGCATCCTCGAACTCGACCTGCGCAAGGCGCTGGCCAACGAGGAGTTCGAGCTGTTCTTCCAGCCGCTGGTCAATCTCAAATCGGGCCGGATCTCCACCTGCGAGGCGTTGTTGCGCTGGAATCATCCGGTTCGCGGCACGGTTTCGCCGACCGATATCATTCCGGTCGCCGAGGACATGGGCCTGATCGTCGATCTCGGGCGCTGGATTCTCCGCAAGGCCTGCATGGAATGCATGAAATGGCCCGAAGGCGTCAGCGTCGCGGTGAACTTTTCGCCGCAGCAATTCCATCAGCGCGACGTGCTGAGCGAAGTCCGTTATGCGATCGAGGTCTCCGGCCTGCCGGCGAACCGCCTCGAAATCGAGATCACCGAGTCCTCGCTGCTGCGCAACACACAGCTCACGCACGATGTGCTGTCGCAATTGCATTCGCTCGGCGTGCGGATATCGCTCGACGATTTCGGCACCGGCTATTCGAGCCTCAGCTATCTGCACAACTTCCCATTGCAGAAAGTGAAGATCGACCGCTCGTTCCTCGAAGGGATCGATAGCGACCGTCCGCTGACGCTGCTGCGCGGCGTGGCGCGGCTGTCGGCCGACCTCGGAATGTCGGTCGTGGTGGAGGGCATCGAGACCAACGAGCAGCTCGAATTGATCAGCGCCGATGGCGCGGTAACCGAGGCGCAGGGCTATCTGTTCAGCCCGCCGGTGCCCGCGGTGCGGGTTCGCCAGTTGCTCAATGCCTCGCACGGCCGCCGTCCGCCGGACAGTCAGTTGATCCCGGTCTCCTCGCGCTCCATCGCCTGA
- the tolB gene encoding Tol-Pal system beta propeller repeat protein TolB: protein MSFHLSRRQIISGMAALGTVTAAPVRSAFAQAPKRIPIPEGEFTPQPIAIPNFVAGTPGDAEVGVGVAQVITNNLKRSGLFAPIDPAAFIERITNPDSPPQFQSWKQIGALYLVTGRMTRQGDGRLKAEFRLWDVNTQQQMSGQQYQTSPEYWRRIAHIISDQIYERATSEKGYFDSRVVFVDETGSKERRVKRLALMDQDGANVRYLTKGSDLVLTPRFSPSTQEITYMEFGQGDPRVYLFNVETGQREIVGNFPGMSFSPRFSPDGQRIIMSLQQGGNSNLFVMDLRSKSTTRLTDTPAIDTSPSYSPDGSRICFESDRGGKPQIYVMAATGGGAQRISFGEGSYSTPVWSPRGDYIAFTKQGGGAFAIGIMKTDGSGERILTSGFHNEGPTFAPNGRVVMFFRDPGGSGGPSLYTVDISGRNELRVPTPGFASDPAWSPLLS from the coding sequence ATGTCGTTCCACCTGAGCCGCAGGCAGATCATTTCTGGAATGGCCGCGCTTGGTACGGTCACGGCCGCGCCGGTTCGCAGCGCATTTGCGCAAGCGCCGAAGCGGATCCCCATTCCCGAAGGTGAGTTTACGCCTCAGCCGATCGCGATCCCGAATTTCGTAGCCGGCACGCCCGGCGACGCCGAAGTCGGTGTCGGTGTGGCGCAGGTGATCACCAACAATCTCAAGCGCAGCGGCCTGTTCGCGCCGATCGATCCGGCTGCGTTCATCGAGCGCATCACCAATCCCGACAGCCCGCCGCAGTTCCAGAGTTGGAAGCAGATCGGCGCGCTGTATTTGGTGACCGGCCGGATGACCCGGCAGGGCGACGGCCGTCTGAAAGCCGAATTCCGCCTCTGGGACGTGAACACCCAGCAGCAGATGTCCGGCCAGCAATACCAGACCTCGCCGGAATATTGGCGGCGGATTGCCCACATCATCTCCGACCAGATCTACGAACGCGCGACCAGCGAGAAGGGCTATTTCGACAGCCGCGTCGTCTTCGTCGACGAGACCGGGTCCAAGGAACGCCGCGTCAAGCGGCTGGCGCTGATGGATCAGGACGGCGCCAATGTCAGATATCTGACCAAGGGAAGCGATCTGGTGCTGACGCCGCGGTTCTCGCCGTCGACGCAAGAGATCACCTACATGGAGTTCGGCCAGGGCGATCCGCGCGTCTATCTGTTCAACGTCGAGACCGGGCAGCGCGAGATCGTCGGCAATTTCCCCGGCATGTCGTTCTCGCCACGGTTCTCGCCGGACGGCCAGCGCATCATCATGAGCCTGCAGCAGGGCGGCAACTCGAACCTGTTCGTGATGGATCTGCGTTCGAAATCGACGACGCGGCTGACCGACACGCCGGCGATCGACACCTCGCCGTCCTATTCGCCGGACGGCAGCCGGATCTGTTTCGAATCCGACCGCGGCGGCAAGCCGCAGATCTACGTGATGGCGGCCACCGGCGGCGGTGCGCAGCGCATCTCGTTCGGCGAGGGCAGCTATTCGACGCCGGTGTGGTCGCCGCGCGGCGACTACATCGCCTTCACCAAGCAGGGCGGCGGGGCGTTCGCGATCGGCATCATGAAGACCGACGGTTCGGGCGAGCGCATCCTCACCTCGGGCTTCCACAATGAAGGGCCGACCTTCGCGCCGAACGGCCGGGTCGTGATGTTCTTCCGCGATCCCGGCGGCAGCGGCGGACCGTCGCTCTACACGGTCGATATTTCAGGTCGTAACGAATTGCGGGTGCCAACGCCCGGTTTTGCCTCCGACCCGGCTTGGTCGCCGCTGCTGTCCTGA
- a CDS encoding protein TolA has protein sequence MKVKVDKTVLASVALHVLVLGWVMLSFSTKALEIQPEDSVPVDVISPDQLAKVMAGTKTGKKENPKPLAEKVAEAKPVDDAVGKITEKAPVVTETAPPPQPKVEEKPVEKKPDPPKVVEKPKEEPKQEPKPVEKKPEPVKPDPIAEAIKKEEKKPPPKPVQAAKPPEPQKPKIVERHFDQSQIAALLDKRDPTRQAVANDTLNSNAALGLSKGTAADNSATWGSMFQRQVERCWKKPYGGIESQKPEVAFAIRLKRDGTLEGSPVPEGVPATPFLRVYQESALRAIIECQPYKLPAAFYEEWKYFAPVFKEKV, from the coding sequence GTGAAGGTCAAGGTCGACAAAACGGTTTTGGCGTCGGTTGCCCTGCACGTGCTCGTGCTGGGGTGGGTGATGCTGTCGTTCTCGACCAAGGCCCTGGAAATACAGCCGGAAGATTCGGTGCCGGTCGATGTGATTTCGCCTGACCAGCTTGCCAAGGTCATGGCCGGCACGAAGACCGGCAAGAAAGAAAACCCGAAGCCGCTGGCCGAGAAAGTCGCCGAAGCCAAGCCCGTGGACGATGCCGTCGGCAAGATCACCGAGAAGGCGCCGGTCGTAACCGAGACCGCGCCGCCGCCGCAGCCGAAGGTCGAGGAGAAGCCGGTCGAGAAGAAACCCGACCCGCCGAAGGTCGTCGAGAAGCCAAAGGAAGAGCCGAAGCAAGAGCCGAAGCCGGTCGAGAAAAAACCCGAGCCGGTCAAGCCCGACCCGATCGCCGAGGCGATCAAGAAGGAAGAGAAGAAGCCGCCGCCGAAGCCGGTGCAGGCCGCCAAGCCGCCAGAGCCGCAGAAGCCGAAAATCGTCGAACGGCACTTCGATCAGAGCCAGATCGCAGCCCTGCTCGACAAGCGCGACCCGACGCGTCAGGCGGTCGCGAACGACACGCTGAATTCCAACGCCGCGCTCGGCCTTTCGAAGGGCACGGCGGCAGACAATTCCGCAACCTGGGGCTCGATGTTCCAGCGGCAGGTCGAGCGATGCTGGAAGAAGCCCTATGGCGGCATCGAATCGCAGAAGCCTGAGGTTGCGTTTGCCATTCGTCTGAAGCGCGACGGCACCCTTGAAGGCTCGCCGGTCCCGGAAGGCGTTCCGGCGACGCCGTTCCTGCGCGTCTACCAGGAGAGCGCGTTACGCGCGATCATCGAATGCCAGCCGTACAAATTGCCGGCGGCTTTTTACGAGGAATGGAAATATTTCGCGCCGGTGTTCAAGGAAAAAGTCTGA